One window from the genome of Nocardioides conyzicola encodes:
- a CDS encoding Ig-like domain repeat protein, protein MFVLSAALVFGGTSPIAAAAPQRETAPATVTKTAGTPAAKPKAGLKPLSAAQARSAAADVDLPRPVHGAAAVRLLGDDLDEAAALNDLSTGELVDLLSTDATAWVDQDGMVFFKDAVLDAPSDAPVPAAGAPLDQTFTLHSKAGSQHTIFLDFDGATASATAWHAAYPATPTTQPAWDPSGNGAAFDNTELTSIQAIWESVAEDYAPFDVDVTTADPGAAAINRSSSSDAVFGTHVVISPSTGASAAICNNTCGGVAYTGSMAASAGAGGDGYGYYQPAWVFPHLLGPNSTKAIGEAAAHEAGHTLGLTHDGDAAHPDYNPGHGAWAPIMGGSYDHPISQWSKGDYDGANNQQDDVAVIRSVVGSRLDVAGSSIAQPENFPTGTNYITSRTDVDVYLLGTCSGSVSVSANPTVTAADLDIKLTLLNAAGTVVSTADPASGQVSATVSSGMGATITQPALAQSTYYVAVDGTGNGPWSTGYDDYGSMGAYTMAKTGNCNGAFPTGVPSKANNLTATPDPLAPTVTLSWSAPTTPGAGGAVTGYLLTRSGSDDYVQVPASTTTYTWTGLTLGTGYTFTVTPLNANGVGALSFVSASTSNGTAAPGAPTAVTASWASVAGRAEMTWSPPSFVGSSAIQYYYVYLDGTYLGYLSSAARGANITGLAPGSHTLGVSAVNTMEGQQASAPVTVPTRAANDAFAQRSTISGVTGTVSGDNLESTAEVGETAPVGTRATPGGASVWYSWTAPATGPVTMTTSSTVADRDTILTAYTGTSVASLTKVAGNDEPTAGGHLATVTFDATAGTTYAIAVDGYRTFATGVGPFSLAWSGTATGAKTTTTTLSVTVTGRSATVTAAVTATAGKAVGDLDIFDGSTYVYSGFVNATYPSQTTTVSNLTRGDHTFTARFTPYDTAAFVASDAAPKTVTIAATPTTTALQATANAQTVTLDATVTPSAGTAAGTVEFREGTTLVGTGTVSAGHAVIAVTDVTPGAHSYRATFVPADVERYAGSASGSTSVTVPPLPPAAATSTSLTGQVLGRSATLTATVAAASGTPGGTVQILDAGTVVGTATLTSGSATVTISDLTRGTHPFTATYLPANPATYESSSSTSVLLAVVATPTSTDLTASLSGRTVTLNAAVAPAAGGTVELREGSTLLGTVALSAGSGQLVLTGVAVGTHHYTATFVPADDLRYATSTSSTRDITVDPAVTATALGSAVSFHRVTLTSTVTSAFGAAAGSVTFREGGSVVGTAAVSGGTATTVLTEVATGAHTYRATFTPTDPTDQAGSVSPDHTATVAATPTTTDLTVTVDGQDVSLDAAVATADGVLDGTVELREGSTLLDTRTLVGGAAGIYLSGVSPGAHSYVATFVPSSATHATSSSPTRTVTVSVATTTTLSSSVEGRTVTLDAEVTGPGTPAGSVQFRDGSTLVGTKTLSAGKASLVVADVAPGVHSYTATFVASDPAYGGSVSAPQSVDVDRVASATALVATVDGRAVTLTATVTAGSGTLAGTVQFRDGTNLVALKTLTAGNGTTTATLTSVAFGAHSYTATFVPDGTTHNGSSSPVQVATVLGSTTTTLTADASGRTVTLTAVVATDGTAPPGNVTFYRGTTTPFATAPIVAGTAVLVISDVVPGDYTYSARYTPPAGTTTHGASASAVVAVSVDKVASTTDLQASVSDQTVTLDATVAVGLGTVAGSVQLRDGATVVGTVTLASGAARLTLTNVLPGDHTYTATFVPSSPTVFTGSVSPERTVTVARIATTTGLQAVVSGQTVTLTATPAASARTLTGTVEFYEGTTLLGAVPVSGASVVLPVTDVDPGSHTYSATYVPTGTTHTGSTSPTRTVAVGVRATTTALAVSADVRTVTLDATVTSGARTPAGTVVFKEGSAVLGTVAVADGAASLTLTMVEPWAHSYTATFTPADPAAYAGSVSPAKLVIVAPIVTTTDLTASYAGGLKVDLTALVSGASGAPSGTVTFREGATVVGTAAVFGGFASSTVSVTNVSPGEHTYQATFVPTSAATYAGSVSPARPVTVDPVPTSTSLTTSVTDDSVTLQAGLNAAVAGNMVFREGDDVVGTVAVTGKAAALSLEHVATGEHTYTATFVPSDTAWYAGSVSPARTAIVKVTTVTALTGSASQRTVTLTADVTGPGTPPGAVVFRDGGTVVGTVTADSGTAVLTLTDVVPGAHDYRATFVPANPDHVLGSVSPVRTVIVDPIPTVTTLAAEVDGRSVTLTAGVTGTSGSPTGTVVFREGDTVVRSVAVSSGAATADLTGVTPGTHTYTASFVPANAVTYVASESDPASATVAPIGTDTALEASADGHTVTLDADVTSSYSTPAGDVVFREGAEVVGRAELEAGAASLTLTDVEPGRHTYTAAYVPADADTHAGSLSPEAAVTVAAIATETTLSADAALRTVTLDAGVVAPRGTPAGDVEFREGTDLVGTIALDDGTATLQLTEVEPGEHAYTATFVPTDPVTFSGSGSPERTVTVDPITTTTGLTAEVDVRTVALDAVVDSASSTPAGDVVFRDGDDVVGTVPVDDGAAALELSDVAPGRHTYTATFVASDPVRFGGSVSDEQPVTVAPIVTGTDLAARVDVRTVTLEADVTADSGTPTGEVRFREGADLVGTVAVEDGKATLELTGVAPGEHAYTATYVPADDVTFARSVSDERTVTVDPIVTSTELTPSSDGLDVTLDVQVTGDSGSPTGEVVLRAGDDVLDTLPLVSGAASLVLEDLDPGDHTYSATFVPSDATTYAASSSGDRTVTVGRIATTTELTSKVAERTVTLTATVGTNRGTLAGEVGFYDDYYGELGTAPLVDGTATITLKGVAPGDHPYTATFVPTGSTHAQSAGQRTVTVSGDLVRTTTSLAVTADGRALTLRVQVTSSEPLDTDYVTLSDDDGPFTLVFLDQDGSGEASIPRASIGTHHYRATYEPYPPPYSILAGSSSPVRTVEVAGAATATALTASADGDQVTLSARVTSDAGAPDGSVVFYDGDTRLGDDQHPVWVAEDGTAGTTVQHVLGGSHTYRAVFVPSYAEFVTSATTALVTVDPTATTTDLATQRSKRSVTLTATVDGAIGTPAGSVEFRDGSLVLATVPVVGGTAATTRTAVATGVHDYAAVFVPTDPSVYAGSEAASSLTMGASDTTTALTVTSLRTTVTFAVAVGSVDGVPQGTVEITEGGEPVLSAELVDGAATFALPDAEPGQHAYVATYVPVDDTFGGSASPARSITVTDVAPAATTTTGLTAVAAGRTVTLTAVVGASSGTPVGAVQFREDGVVVDSVPLASGSAVLSRTGVAAGPHTYTATFVPTSAAAYETSTSPSRQVTVAPTATTTALTGALSGTGAALTITVAGADGLVPTGTVQVLDGSVSVGQVQLVGGAAALVVPAVKVGTHSYRATFVPSTGDFTGSTSATLPVTVRPAVSKTTLTAPTKAKAGSRPVVKVKVVRGAAAAAGKVLLTYGTKKVTLTLKAGQASFKLPKVKKGTLKVTASYLGDATTAKSTATRSIKVTK, encoded by the coding sequence GTGTTCGTCCTGTCCGCGGCGTTGGTGTTCGGCGGCACGTCGCCGATCGCAGCCGCCGCACCGCAGCGCGAGACCGCCCCTGCGACGGTCACGAAGACCGCAGGGACGCCTGCCGCCAAGCCGAAGGCCGGGCTGAAGCCGCTGTCCGCCGCGCAGGCGCGCTCGGCCGCCGCGGACGTCGACCTGCCGCGACCCGTGCACGGTGCCGCGGCCGTGCGCCTGCTCGGCGACGACCTCGACGAGGCGGCCGCGCTGAACGACCTGTCCACGGGTGAGCTCGTCGACCTGCTCAGCACCGACGCGACGGCCTGGGTGGACCAGGACGGCATGGTGTTCTTCAAGGACGCCGTCCTCGACGCCCCGTCCGACGCGCCCGTCCCCGCGGCCGGCGCGCCCCTCGACCAGACCTTCACGCTGCACAGCAAGGCCGGCTCCCAGCACACCATCTTCCTCGACTTCGACGGCGCCACCGCGAGCGCGACGGCCTGGCACGCGGCGTACCCGGCCACCCCGACGACGCAGCCGGCGTGGGACCCGTCCGGCAACGGCGCGGCGTTCGACAACACGGAGCTCACCTCGATCCAGGCCATCTGGGAGTCCGTCGCCGAGGACTACGCGCCGTTCGACGTCGACGTGACCACCGCCGACCCCGGCGCCGCCGCCATCAACCGATCGAGCTCGAGCGATGCCGTGTTCGGCACCCACGTCGTCATCAGCCCGAGCACGGGCGCCAGCGCGGCGATCTGCAACAACACCTGCGGTGGCGTCGCCTACACCGGCTCGATGGCTGCCTCTGCCGGCGCGGGCGGCGACGGCTACGGCTACTACCAGCCCGCCTGGGTCTTCCCGCACCTCCTCGGCCCCAACTCGACGAAGGCGATCGGGGAGGCCGCGGCCCACGAGGCCGGGCACACCCTCGGCCTCACCCACGACGGCGATGCCGCGCACCCCGACTACAACCCGGGTCACGGGGCCTGGGCGCCGATCATGGGCGGCAGCTACGACCACCCGATCAGCCAGTGGTCGAAGGGCGACTACGACGGCGCCAACAACCAGCAGGACGACGTCGCCGTCATCCGGTCCGTCGTGGGATCACGCCTCGACGTCGCCGGCAGCAGCATCGCCCAGCCGGAGAACTTCCCGACCGGCACGAACTACATCACCAGTCGCACGGACGTCGACGTCTACCTGCTCGGCACCTGCAGCGGCAGCGTCAGCGTGTCCGCGAACCCGACGGTCACCGCGGCCGACCTGGACATCAAGCTCACCCTGCTCAACGCCGCGGGCACCGTGGTCAGCACCGCCGACCCCGCCTCCGGCCAGGTGAGCGCGACCGTCTCCAGCGGCATGGGTGCCACCATCACCCAGCCGGCGCTGGCCCAGTCGACCTACTACGTGGCCGTCGACGGCACCGGCAACGGCCCGTGGAGCACGGGCTACGACGACTACGGCTCCATGGGCGCCTACACGATGGCGAAGACCGGCAACTGCAACGGTGCCTTCCCGACCGGCGTCCCGTCGAAGGCCAACAACCTCACCGCCACGCCCGACCCGCTCGCCCCCACCGTGACGCTCTCCTGGAGCGCCCCGACGACGCCGGGTGCCGGCGGCGCGGTCACCGGCTACCTGCTCACGCGCAGCGGCAGCGACGACTACGTGCAGGTGCCGGCGTCGACGACCACCTACACCTGGACGGGGCTGACGCTCGGCACCGGCTACACGTTCACGGTGACCCCGCTCAACGCCAACGGCGTCGGCGCCCTGTCATTCGTCTCCGCGTCGACGTCCAACGGCACCGCCGCACCCGGGGCGCCGACGGCGGTCACGGCGAGCTGGGCGAGCGTCGCGGGACGGGCGGAGATGACCTGGTCGCCGCCGAGCTTCGTCGGCAGCTCGGCGATCCAGTACTACTACGTCTACCTCGACGGCACCTATCTCGGCTACCTCTCGAGCGCCGCCCGCGGCGCCAACATCACCGGCCTCGCCCCGGGCTCCCACACCCTCGGGGTCTCGGCCGTCAACACCATGGAGGGTCAGCAGGCGTCGGCCCCCGTCACCGTGCCGACCCGCGCCGCCAACGATGCGTTCGCCCAGCGGTCGACCATCTCCGGGGTCACCGGCACCGTGTCCGGCGACAACCTCGAGTCCACCGCCGAGGTCGGCGAGACCGCCCCCGTCGGGACGCGCGCCACCCCGGGAGGGGCGTCCGTCTGGTACTCGTGGACCGCGCCCGCGACCGGACCGGTGACCATGACGACCTCGTCGACCGTCGCCGACCGCGACACCATCCTCACCGCCTACACCGGCACGTCGGTGGCCTCCCTCACCAAGGTCGCTGGCAACGACGAGCCAACGGCGGGCGGGCACCTCGCCACGGTCACGTTCGACGCGACCGCGGGGACGACGTACGCGATCGCGGTCGACGGCTACCGCACCTTCGCGACCGGGGTCGGGCCGTTCAGCCTGGCCTGGTCGGGCACTGCTACCGGCGCGAAGACCACCACCACGACCCTCTCGGTCACGGTCACCGGCCGCTCTGCGACGGTCACCGCTGCCGTCACGGCGACCGCCGGCAAGGCGGTCGGCGACCTCGACATCTTCGACGGCTCCACGTACGTCTACTCCGGCTTCGTGAACGCGACGTACCCGTCGCAGACGACGACGGTGTCCAACCTGACCCGGGGCGACCACACGTTCACCGCCCGCTTCACGCCGTACGACACGGCCGCGTTCGTCGCGTCCGACGCCGCGCCCAAGACGGTCACGATCGCGGCGACCCCGACGACCACCGCCCTCCAGGCGACGGCGAACGCGCAGACGGTCACCCTCGACGCCACGGTCACCCCGAGCGCGGGCACCGCGGCCGGCACCGTCGAGTTCCGCGAGGGCACCACGCTGGTCGGCACCGGCACCGTCTCGGCCGGGCACGCGGTCATCGCGGTGACGGACGTGACCCCGGGTGCGCACTCCTACCGGGCGACCTTCGTGCCGGCCGACGTCGAGCGGTACGCCGGCTCCGCCTCCGGCTCGACCTCGGTGACCGTGCCGCCGCTGCCGCCGGCCGCGGCGACGTCCACCAGCCTCACCGGACAGGTGCTCGGTCGCTCGGCCACCCTGACCGCGACCGTCGCCGCCGCGTCCGGCACCCCCGGCGGCACCGTGCAGATCCTCGACGCCGGCACCGTCGTCGGCACCGCGACGCTCACCTCCGGCTCGGCGACCGTGACGATCAGCGACCTGACGCGCGGCACCCACCCGTTCACGGCGACGTACCTCCCGGCCAACCCCGCGACGTACGAGTCCTCCTCGTCGACGAGCGTCCTCCTCGCCGTCGTGGCGACGCCGACGTCCACCGACCTCACCGCGAGCCTGTCCGGGCGGACCGTGACGCTCAACGCAGCCGTCGCGCCGGCGGCGGGGGGCACCGTCGAGCTCCGTGAGGGCTCCACGCTCCTCGGCACCGTCGCCCTCAGCGCCGGCTCCGGACAGCTCGTGCTCACCGGCGTCGCCGTCGGCACCCACCACTACACCGCGACCTTCGTCCCTGCCGACGACCTGCGGTACGCCACGTCGACCTCCTCCACGCGTGACATCACCGTCGACCCCGCGGTCACGGCCACGGCGCTCGGCTCGGCGGTCAGCTTCCACCGGGTCACCCTGACCTCCACGGTGACGAGCGCGTTCGGCGCAGCGGCCGGCTCCGTCACCTTCCGCGAGGGCGGCAGCGTCGTCGGCACCGCTGCGGTCTCCGGCGGTACGGCGACCACCGTGCTCACCGAGGTCGCGACCGGCGCGCACACCTACCGGGCGACGTTCACCCCGACCGACCCGACCGACCAGGCAGGCTCCGTCTCGCCGGACCACACCGCCACGGTGGCGGCCACCCCGACAACGACCGACCTGACCGTCACCGTCGACGGCCAGGACGTCTCCCTCGACGCCGCCGTGGCGACCGCCGACGGGGTCCTCGACGGCACCGTCGAGCTCCGGGAGGGCAGCACCCTCCTCGACACCCGGACGCTCGTCGGCGGCGCGGCCGGCATCTACCTGTCCGGCGTCTCGCCGGGCGCCCACAGCTACGTCGCGACCTTCGTCCCGAGCTCCGCCACCCACGCGACCTCCAGCTCGCCCACCCGCACCGTCACGGTGTCGGTCGCGACCACGACAACGCTCTCGTCCTCGGTGGAGGGCCGAACGGTGACGCTGGACGCCGAGGTCACCGGACCAGGCACGCCCGCGGGCTCCGTGCAGTTCCGCGACGGCTCGACGCTCGTGGGCACGAAGACCCTCTCCGCCGGCAAGGCCTCCCTCGTGGTGGCCGACGTCGCGCCCGGCGTGCACAGCTACACCGCGACGTTCGTCGCGTCCGACCCCGCGTACGGGGGCTCCGTCTCCGCGCCGCAGTCCGTCGACGTGGACCGCGTCGCCAGCGCGACCGCGCTGGTGGCGACCGTCGACGGCCGCGCCGTCACGCTCACGGCCACCGTCACCGCCGGCTCCGGCACCCTGGCGGGCACGGTCCAGTTCCGCGACGGCACGAACCTCGTGGCCCTCAAGACCCTCACCGCAGGCAACGGCACGACCACCGCGACCCTCACCTCGGTCGCCTTCGGCGCGCACTCCTACACGGCCACGTTCGTGCCGGACGGGACCACCCACAACGGGTCCAGCTCGCCGGTCCAGGTCGCCACCGTCCTCGGGAGCACCACGACCACGCTCACGGCGGACGCCTCCGGGCGGACGGTCACGCTGACCGCCGTGGTCGCCACCGACGGCACCGCGCCCCCCGGCAACGTCACGTTCTACCGGGGCACGACGACGCCGTTCGCCACAGCCCCGATCGTCGCCGGCACGGCCGTCCTGGTCATCTCCGACGTGGTCCCCGGCGACTACACCTACTCGGCGCGCTACACGCCACCGGCGGGCACGACCACCCACGGAGCATCGGCCTCGGCGGTCGTCGCCGTGAGCGTCGACAAGGTCGCGTCCACGACCGACCTGCAGGCCTCGGTCAGCGACCAGACCGTCACCCTCGACGCGACCGTCGCCGTCGGCCTCGGCACGGTGGCCGGCTCGGTGCAGCTCCGCGACGGCGCGACCGTCGTCGGCACCGTCACGCTCGCCTCCGGAGCCGCCCGGCTGACGCTCACCAACGTGCTGCCCGGCGACCACACCTACACCGCGACGTTCGTCCCGAGCTCACCGACCGTCTTCACCGGCTCCGTCTCGCCGGAGCGCACCGTCACGGTCGCGCGCATCGCCACCACCACCGGGCTCCAGGCCGTCGTCAGCGGCCAGACCGTGACCCTGACGGCGACGCCCGCCGCCAGCGCCCGCACGCTCACCGGCACCGTCGAGTTCTACGAGGGCACGACCCTGCTGGGCGCCGTGCCCGTGTCCGGCGCGTCCGTCGTCCTCCCGGTCACCGACGTCGACCCCGGGTCGCACACCTACAGCGCCACCTACGTCCCGACCGGGACCACCCACACCGGGTCCACCTCGCCGACCCGCACGGTCGCGGTCGGGGTGCGCGCGACGACCACCGCGCTCGCGGTCAGCGCCGACGTGCGCACGGTCACGCTGGACGCCACCGTGACGTCCGGGGCTCGCACGCCGGCCGGCACCGTCGTCTTCAAGGAGGGCAGCGCCGTCCTCGGCACGGTGGCCGTCGCCGACGGCGCCGCCAGCCTGACGTTGACGATGGTCGAGCCATGGGCGCACTCCTACACGGCGACCTTCACCCCGGCGGACCCCGCGGCGTACGCCGGCTCGGTCTCGCCGGCCAAGCTCGTCATCGTCGCCCCGATCGTCACGACCACCGACCTGACCGCGTCGTACGCCGGCGGCCTGAAGGTCGACCTGACCGCACTGGTCAGCGGCGCCAGCGGTGCCCCGTCCGGCACCGTGACCTTCCGCGAGGGGGCCACCGTCGTCGGCACGGCCGCCGTCTTCGGTGGGTTCGCGTCGTCCACCGTCTCGGTCACCAACGTCAGCCCGGGGGAGCACACCTACCAGGCGACGTTCGTCCCCACCAGCGCGGCGACGTACGCCGGTTCGGTGTCCCCGGCCCGACCGGTGACGGTCGACCCCGTCCCGACGAGCACCTCGCTGACCACCTCCGTCACCGACGACTCCGTCACGCTCCAAGCGGGGCTCAACGCAGCCGTGGCCGGCAACATGGTCTTCCGGGAGGGTGACGACGTCGTCGGGACCGTCGCCGTCACCGGCAAGGCCGCGGCGCTCTCCCTCGAGCACGTCGCGACCGGCGAGCACACCTACACGGCGACGTTCGTGCCGTCCGACACCGCGTGGTACGCCGGCTCGGTCTCGCCCGCCCGCACCGCGATCGTCAAGGTCACCACGGTCACGGCGCTGACCGGCAGCGCGTCCCAGCGGACCGTCACCCTGACGGCCGACGTCACCGGGCCCGGCACCCCGCCCGGGGCCGTCGTCTTCCGTGACGGCGGCACCGTCGTCGGCACCGTGACGGCCGACTCCGGCACCGCCGTCCTGACGCTGACCGACGTCGTCCCGGGCGCCCACGACTACCGGGCGACCTTCGTGCCGGCGAACCCCGACCACGTCCTCGGATCGGTGTCGCCGGTCCGGACCGTCATCGTGGACCCCATCCCCACGGTGACCACCCTCGCCGCCGAGGTCGACGGGCGCTCGGTGACCCTGACGGCCGGCGTCACCGGCACCAGCGGGTCTCCCACGGGCACCGTGGTCTTCCGCGAGGGCGACACCGTCGTCCGGAGCGTGGCCGTCTCCTCCGGAGCGGCCACGGCCGACCTGACCGGGGTCACCCCGGGGACACACACCTACACCGCGTCGTTCGTGCCCGCCAACGCCGTCACCTACGTGGCGTCCGAGTCCGACCCCGCGTCCGCCACCGTCGCGCCGATCGGCACGGACACGGCGCTCGAGGCGTCGGCGGACGGGCACACGGTCACGCTCGACGCCGACGTCACCTCGTCGTACTCGACCCCGGCGGGCGACGTCGTCTTCCGCGAGGGCGCCGAGGTCGTGGGTCGCGCCGAGCTGGAGGCCGGCGCCGCGTCCCTGACGCTGACCGACGTCGAGCCGGGCCGGCACACCTACACCGCGGCCTACGTCCCGGCGGACGCCGACACCCACGCCGGGTCGCTGTCGCCCGAGGCGGCCGTCACGGTCGCCGCGATCGCGACCGAGACGACCCTGTCGGCCGACGCGGCCCTGCGGACCGTCACGCTGGACGCCGGCGTCGTCGCTCCCCGTGGCACGCCGGCCGGCGACGTGGAGTTCCGCGAGGGCACCGACCTCGTGGGCACGATCGCGCTCGACGACGGCACCGCCACCCTCCAGCTCACCGAAGTCGAGCCGGGTGAGCACGCCTACACGGCGACGTTCGTCCCGACCGACCCGGTGACCTTCTCCGGGTCGGGCTCGCCCGAGCGGACCGTCACCGTGGACCCGATCACCACCACGACCGGCCTGACCGCCGAGGTCGACGTACGCACCGTCGCGCTCGACGCGGTGGTCGACTCCGCCAGCTCCACCCCGGCCGGCGACGTGGTCTTCCGCGACGGCGACGATGTCGTCGGCACCGTGCCGGTGGACGACGGCGCCGCCGCTCTCGAGCTGTCGGACGTCGCCCCGGGCCGGCACACCTACACGGCGACCTTCGTCGCGTCGGACCCGGTGAGGTTCGGCGGGTCCGTCTCCGACGAGCAGCCGGTCACCGTCGCCCCGATCGTCACGGGCACCGACCTGGCGGCCCGTGTCGACGTGCGCACCGTGACCCTCGAGGCCGACGTGACGGCCGACAGCGGCACGCCGACCGGTGAGGTGCGCTTCCGGGAGGGTGCCGACCTCGTCGGCACGGTCGCCGTCGAGGACGGCAAGGCCACCCTCGAGCTGACCGGCGTGGCACCGGGGGAGCACGCCTACACCGCGACGTACGTCCCGGCCGACGACGTGACCTTCGCCCGCTCGGTGTCCGACGAGCGGACCGTGACCGTCGACCCGATCGTCACCAGCACCGAGCTGACCCCGAGCTCGGACGGCCTCGACGTCACCCTCGACGTCCAGGTCACCGGGGACAGCGGGTCCCCGACCGGTGAGGTCGTGCTGCGCGCGGGCGACGACGTCCTCGACACGCTGCCCCTGGTCTCGGGCGCCGCGTCGCTGGTCCTTGAGGACCTCGACCCCGGCGACCACACCTACTCGGCCACGTTCGTGCCCTCCGACGCGACGACGTACGCCGCCTCGTCATCGGGGGACCGGACCGTCACCGTCGGCCGGATCGCGACCACGACCGAGCTCACCTCGAAGGTCGCCGAGCGCACCGTCACCCTGACGGCCACGGTCGGCACCAACCGCGGCACGCTGGCCGGCGAGGTCGGCTTCTACGACGACTACTACGGCGAGCTGGGCACGGCCCCGCTCGTCGACGGGACGGCGACGATCACGCTGAAGGGGGTCGCGCCCGGCGACCACCCCTACACCGCGACCTTCGTGCCGACCGGGTCCACCCACGCCCAGTCGGCCGGGCAGCGGACGGTCACGGTCTCGGGCGACCTGGTGCGGACGACGACCTCGCTCGCCGTCACGGCCGACGGCCGCGCGCTCACGCTGCGCGTGCAGGTGACGTCGTCCGAGCCGCTCGACACGGACTACGTGACCCTGTCGGACGACGACGGCCCCTTCACCCTCGTCTTCCTCGACCAGGACGGGTCGGGCGAGGCGTCCATCCCGCGCGCGTCGATCGGCACGCACCACTACCGCGCCACCTACGAGCCCTACCCGCCGCCGTACTCGATCCTCGCCGGGTCCAGCTCGCCGGTGCGGACCGTCGAGGTCGCCGGCGCTGCGACCGCCACGGCGCTGACCGCGTCGGCCGACGGGGACCAGGTCACGCTCTCGGCACGGGTGACATCGGACGCCGGTGCGCCCGACGGCTCGGTGGTCTTCTACGACGGCGACACGCGGCTCGGCGACGACCAGCACCCCGTCTGGGTGGCGGAGGACGGCACCGCCGGGACCACGGTCCAGCACGTGCTCGGCGGCTCCCACACCTACCGCGCGGTCTTCGTGCCGTCCTACGCCGAGTTCGTCACGTCCGCCACGACCGCACTGGTCACCGTCGACCCGACGGCGACCACGACCGACCTGGCGACGCAGCGCAGCAAGCGGAGCGTCACCCTGACTGCGACCGTCGACGGGGCCATCGGCACGCCGGCCGGCAGCGTCGAGTTCCGCGACGGCTCCCTCGTCCTCGCGACCGTCCCGGTCGTCGGCGGCACGGCCGCGACCACCCGGACCGCGGTCGCCACCGGCGTCCACGACTACGCGGCCGTCTTCGTCCCGACCGACCCGAGCGTGTACGCCGGGTCCGAGGCCGCGTCGAGCCTGACGATGGGGGCCAGCGACACGACGACCGCGCTGACGGTCACCAGCCTGCGGACGACGGTGACCTTCGCGGTCGCCGTCGGCAGCGTGGACGGCGTGCCGCAGGGCACGGTCGAGATCACCGAGGGCGGCGAGCCCGTCCTGTCCGCGGAGCTCGTCGACGGTGCGGCGACCTTCGCGCTCCCGGATGCCGAGCCGGGGCAGCACGCCTACGTGGCGACGTACGTCCCTGTGGACGACACCTTCGGGGGCTCGGCGTCCCCGGCCAGGTCGATCACCGTGACCGACGTCGCGCCCGCCGCCACCACGACCACCGGGCTGACGGCGGTCGCCGCAGGCCGCACGGTCACGCTGACCGCTGTCGTCGGTGCCTCCAGCGGTACGCCGGTGGGCGCGGTGCAGTTCCGTGAGGACGGCGTCGTCGTCGACTCGGTGCCGCTCGCCTCCGGGTCCGCGGTGCTCAGCCGGACGGGCGTCGCGGCTGGTCCGCACACCTACACGGCGACCTTCGTGCCGACGAGCGCGGCGGCGTACGAGACCTCGACGTCGCCGTCACGCCAGGTGACCGTCGCCCCGACGGCGACCACGACCGCGCTCACCGGCGCGTTGAGTGGCACCGGCGCGGCCCTGACGATCACGGTCGCCGGCGCCGACGGGCTGGTGCCGACCGGCACCGTCCAGGTGCTCGACGGCAGCGTCAGCGTCGGCCAGGTCCAGCTGGTCGGTGGGGCGGCGGCGCTGGTCGTGCCGGCGGTCAAGGTCGGGACGCACTCCTACCGCGCGACCTTCGTGCCGTCCACGGGGGACTTCACCGGGTCGACGTCGGCGACCCTCCCGGTCACCGTGCGCCCGGCCGTGTCCAAGACGACCCTGACCGCGCCCACGAAGGCCAAGGCGGGCTCGCGCCCGGTCGTGAAGGTCAAGGTCGTGCGCGGCGCCGCCGCCGCGGCGGGCAAGGTGCTGCTGACCTACGGGACCAAGAAGGTGACCCTGACGCTCAAGGCAGGTCAGGCGTCCTTCAAGCTGCCCAAGGTCAAGAAGGGCACGCTCAAGGTGACCGCGAGCTACCTCGGCGACGCGACGACCGCGAAGTCCACCGCGACGAGGAGCATCAAGGTCACCAAGTGA